One genomic region from Patagioenas fasciata isolate bPatFas1 chromosome 24, bPatFas1.hap1, whole genome shotgun sequence encodes:
- the SIDT2 gene encoding SID1 transmembrane family member 2 isoform X6: MPGSGAAALAWALLALPPALSLALSLSLPLPLPRGDRQVREKEALFNTTYTDWVDADLLNIYAFNHSVRRNRTEGVRVSVNVLSDHKDLPVLFVVRQKEAVVSFQVPLILRGLYQRKYAYQEVSRTLCQPQTKAEVETQHFYVDVSTLSQNASYQLRVTRVENFVLRTDERFSFNATAAQPQYFKYEFPEGVDSVIVKVTSAMAFPCSVISIQDILCPVYDLDNNVAFIGMYQTMTKKAAITVQKKDFPSNSFYVVVVVKTEDEACGGPLPYYPLAKNASPDEPVDQHNRQKMLEVMVSPAITSDAYVSSMLFCLGIFLSFYVLTLVIACWESCRHKKRKGLLAAMDSPSLDTGHARSIPDTFLGHSPYDSYGYGSFGNGSSSSAEGVTDSVGSADVPYGYAGERSLENVAGRPRLDSLSSVEEDDYDTLADIDYDKNVIRTKKYLCVADLARKDKRVLRKKYQIYFWNIATIAVFYALPVIQLVITYQTVVNVTGNQDICYYNFLCAHPLGNLSAFNNILSNLGYVLLGLLFLLIILQREINYNRALMRNDTHALECGIPKHFGLFYAMGTALMMEGLLSACYHVCPNYTNFQFDTSFMYMIAGLCMLKLYQKRHPDINASAYSAYACLALVIFFSVVGVVFGKGNTAFWIVFSVIHIVATLLLSTQLYYMGRWKLDSGILRRILHVLYTDCVRQCSGPMYVDRMVLLVMGNIINWSLAAYGLIVRPNDFASYLLAIGICNLLLYFAFYIIMKLRSGERIQLIPLLCIISTSVVWGFALFFFFQGLSTWQKTPAESREHNRDCILLDFFDDHDIWHFLSSIAMFGSFLVLLTLDDDLDCVQRDKIYVF; this comes from the exons ATGCCGGGCAGCGGGGCGGCCGCGCTGGCCTGGGCGCTGCTGGCCCTGCCGCCCGCCCTGTCGCTggcactgtccctgtccctgcccctgcccctgccccgggGGGACCGGCAGGTGAGGGAGAAGGAAGCTCTCTTCAACACCACCTACACCGACTGGGTGGACGCCGACCTGCTCAACATCTACGCCTTCAACCACAGCGTCCGGAGGAACAGG ACGGAGGGGGTGCGTGTGTCCGTCAACGTCCTCTCTGACCACAAGGACCTGCCCGTGCTCTTCGTGGTGCGGCAGAAGGAGGCGGTGGTCTCCTTCCAGGTGCCGCTCATCCTCCGGGGTCT GTACCAGCGCAAGTACGCGTACCAGGAGGTGAGCCGCACGCTGTGCCAGCCCCAGACCAAGGCGGAGGTGGAGACCCAGCACTTCTACGTGGACGTCTCCACGCTGTCCCAAAATGCCTCCTACCAGCTGCGGGTCACCCGTGTGGAGAACTTTGTGCTGCG GACGGACGAAAGGTTCAGCTTCAACGCCACGGCCGCGCAGCCGCAG TATTTCAAGTATGAGTTCCCCGAGGGAGTGGACTCGGTGATTGTGAAGGTGACGTCGGCCATGGCCTTCCCGTGCTCCGTCATCTCCATCCAGGACATCCTG TGCCCTGTCTATGACTTGGACAACAACGTGGCCTTCATCGGGATGTACCAGACCATGACGAAGAAGGCGGCCATCACGGTGCAG AAGAAGGATTTCCCCAGCAACAGCTTCtacgtggtggtggtggtgaagacAGAGGATGAGGCGTGCGGGGGGCCTCTGCCCTACTACCCCCTTGCCAAAAATGCCTCTCCAG ATGAACCCGTGGATCAGCACAACCGGCAGAAGATGCTGGAGGTGATGGTGTCACCCGCCATAACCT CGGACGCCTACGTGAGCAGCATGCTCTTCTGCCTCGGCATCTTCCTCTCCTTCTACGTCCTCACGCTGGTCATCGCCTGCTGGGAGAGCTGCCG GCACAAGAAGAGGAAGGGGCTCCTGGCAGCCATGGACTCGCCCAGCCTGGACACGG GGCACGCGCGCAGCATCCCTGACACCTTCCTGGGCCACTCTCCCTATGACAGCTATGGCTACGGCTCCTTCG GGAACGGCTCGTCCAGCAGCGCCGAGGGCGTCACGGACAGCGTGGGCTCGGCCGATGTTCCCTATGGCTACGCAG GGGAGCGGTCGCTGGAGAACGTGGCCGGGCGGCCGCGCCTGGACTCGCTCAGCTCCGTCGAGGAGGATGACTACGACACGCTGGCCGACATCGACTACGACAAGAACGTCATCCGCACCAAG AAATACCTCTGCGTGGCCGACCTGGCCCGCAAGGACAAGCGGGTGCTGCGGAAGAAGTACCAGATCTACTTCTG GAACATCGCCACCATCGCCGTCTTCTACGCCCTCCCCGTCATCCAGCTTGTCATCACCTACCAGACG GTGGTGAACGTCACCGGCAACCAGGACATCTGCTACTACAACTTTCTGTGTGCCCACCCGCTGGGGAACCTCAG CGCCTTCAACAACATCCTCAGCAACCTGGGCTACGTCCTGCTGGGCTTGCTCTTCCTCCTCATCATCCTCCAGCGGGAGATCAACTACAACCGGGCGCTCATGCGCAATGACACCCATGCCCTG GAGTGCGGCATCCCCAAGCACTTCGGGCTGTTCTACGCCATGGGCACGGCGCTGATGATGGAGGGGCTGCTCAGCGCCTGCTACCACGTCTGCCCCAACTACACCAACTTCCAGTTCG ACACCTCCTTCATGTACATGATCGCGGGGCTCTGCATGCTGAAGCTCTACCAGAAGCGTCACCCGGACATCAACGCCAGCGCCTACAGTGCCTACGCCTGCCTGGCCCTCGTCATCTTCTTCTCGGTGGTTGGCGTG GTCTTTGGCAAGGGGAACACGGCTTTCTGGATCGTCTTCTCCGTCATCCACATCGTGGCCACACTGCTGCTGAGCACCCAGCTCTACTACATGGGCCGCTGGAAGCTGG ACTCGGGCATCCTGCGGCGCATCCTGCACGTGCTGTACACGGACTGCGTGCGGCAGTGCAGCGGGCCCATGTACGTG GATCGAATGGTGCTCCTGGTCATGGGGAACATCATCAACTGGTCGCT cgctgCCTACGGCCTCATTGTCCGCCCCAATGACTTCGCTTCCTACCTGCTGGCCATTGGTATCTGCAACCTGCTCCTCTACTTCGCCTTCTACATCATCATGAAG CTCCGCAGCGGCGAGCGCATCCAGCTCATCCCCCTGCTCTGTATCATCAGCACCTCGGTGGTCTGGGGCTTcgccctcttcttcttcttccaggGCCTCAGCACCTGGCAG AAAACGCCGGCTGAGTCCCGGGAGCACAACCGTGACTGCATCCTGCTCGACTTCTTTGACGACCACGACATCTGGCACTTCCTCTCCTCCATCGCCATGTTCGGCTCCTTCCTG GTGCTGCTGACACTGGACGATGACCTGGACTGCGTCCAGCGGGACAAGATCTACGTGTTCTAG
- the SIDT2 gene encoding SID1 transmembrane family member 2 isoform X1, with product MPGSGAAALAWALLALPPALSLALSLSLPLPLPRGDRQVREKEALFNTTYTDWVDADLLNIYAFNHSVRRNRTEGVRVSVNVLSDHKDLPVLFVVRQKEAVVSFQVPLILRGLYQRKYAYQEVSRTLCQPQTKAEVETQHFYVDVSTLSQNASYQLRVTRVENFVLRTDERFSFNATAAQPQYFKYEFPEGVDSVIVKVTSAMAFPCSVISIQDILCPVYDLDNNVAFIGMYQTMTKKAAITVQKKDFPSNSFYVVVVVKTEDEACGGPLPYYPLAKNASPDEPVDQHNRQKMLEVMVSPAITSDAYVSSMLFCLGIFLSFYVLTLVIACWESCRHKKRKGLLAAMDSPSLDTGTPRGSVSPLWGAPGLGRLTSSVSLSTPFPGLPASLLGHARSIPDTFLGHSPYDSYGYGSFGNGSSSSAEGVTDSVGSADVPYGYAGQEQFKRRTPCTPPRPLSIAMGERSLENVAGRPRLDSLSSVEEDDYDTLADIDYDKNVIRTKKYLCVADLARKDKRVLRKKYQIYFWNIATIAVFYALPVIQLVITYQTVVNVTGNQDICYYNFLCAHPLGNLSAFNNILSNLGYVLLGLLFLLIILQREINYNRALMRNDTHALECGIPKHFGLFYAMGTALMMEGLLSACYHVCPNYTNFQFDTSFMYMIAGLCMLKLYQKRHPDINASAYSAYACLALVIFFSVVGVVFGKGNTAFWIVFSVIHIVATLLLSTQLYYMGRWKLDSGILRRILHVLYTDCVRQCSGPMYVDRMVLLVMGNIINWSLAAYGLIVRPNDFASYLLAIGICNLLLYFAFYIIMKLRSGERIQLIPLLCIISTSVVWGFALFFFFQGLSTWQKTPAESREHNRDCILLDFFDDHDIWHFLSSIAMFGSFLVLLTLDDDLDCVQRDKIYVF from the exons ATGCCGGGCAGCGGGGCGGCCGCGCTGGCCTGGGCGCTGCTGGCCCTGCCGCCCGCCCTGTCGCTggcactgtccctgtccctgcccctgcccctgccccgggGGGACCGGCAGGTGAGGGAGAAGGAAGCTCTCTTCAACACCACCTACACCGACTGGGTGGACGCCGACCTGCTCAACATCTACGCCTTCAACCACAGCGTCCGGAGGAACAGG ACGGAGGGGGTGCGTGTGTCCGTCAACGTCCTCTCTGACCACAAGGACCTGCCCGTGCTCTTCGTGGTGCGGCAGAAGGAGGCGGTGGTCTCCTTCCAGGTGCCGCTCATCCTCCGGGGTCT GTACCAGCGCAAGTACGCGTACCAGGAGGTGAGCCGCACGCTGTGCCAGCCCCAGACCAAGGCGGAGGTGGAGACCCAGCACTTCTACGTGGACGTCTCCACGCTGTCCCAAAATGCCTCCTACCAGCTGCGGGTCACCCGTGTGGAGAACTTTGTGCTGCG GACGGACGAAAGGTTCAGCTTCAACGCCACGGCCGCGCAGCCGCAG TATTTCAAGTATGAGTTCCCCGAGGGAGTGGACTCGGTGATTGTGAAGGTGACGTCGGCCATGGCCTTCCCGTGCTCCGTCATCTCCATCCAGGACATCCTG TGCCCTGTCTATGACTTGGACAACAACGTGGCCTTCATCGGGATGTACCAGACCATGACGAAGAAGGCGGCCATCACGGTGCAG AAGAAGGATTTCCCCAGCAACAGCTTCtacgtggtggtggtggtgaagacAGAGGATGAGGCGTGCGGGGGGCCTCTGCCCTACTACCCCCTTGCCAAAAATGCCTCTCCAG ATGAACCCGTGGATCAGCACAACCGGCAGAAGATGCTGGAGGTGATGGTGTCACCCGCCATAACCT CGGACGCCTACGTGAGCAGCATGCTCTTCTGCCTCGGCATCTTCCTCTCCTTCTACGTCCTCACGCTGGTCATCGCCTGCTGGGAGAGCTGCCG GCACAAGAAGAGGAAGGGGCTCCTGGCAGCCATGGACTCGCCCAGCCTGGACACGG ggacaccccgggGCTCGGTGTCGCCGCTCTGGGGTGCGCCAGGGCTTGGCCGTCTCACcagctctgtctctctctccACGCCTTTCCCGGGACTCCCAGCATCTCTCCTGG GGCACGCGCGCAGCATCCCTGACACCTTCCTGGGCCACTCTCCCTATGACAGCTATGGCTACGGCTCCTTCG GGAACGGCTCGTCCAGCAGCGCCGAGGGCGTCACGGACAGCGTGGGCTCGGCCGATGTTCCCTATGGCTACGCAG GGCAGGAGCAGTTCAAGCGGCGCACGCCCTGCACCCCGCCAAGGCCGCTCAGCATCGCCATGG GGGAGCGGTCGCTGGAGAACGTGGCCGGGCGGCCGCGCCTGGACTCGCTCAGCTCCGTCGAGGAGGATGACTACGACACGCTGGCCGACATCGACTACGACAAGAACGTCATCCGCACCAAG AAATACCTCTGCGTGGCCGACCTGGCCCGCAAGGACAAGCGGGTGCTGCGGAAGAAGTACCAGATCTACTTCTG GAACATCGCCACCATCGCCGTCTTCTACGCCCTCCCCGTCATCCAGCTTGTCATCACCTACCAGACG GTGGTGAACGTCACCGGCAACCAGGACATCTGCTACTACAACTTTCTGTGTGCCCACCCGCTGGGGAACCTCAG CGCCTTCAACAACATCCTCAGCAACCTGGGCTACGTCCTGCTGGGCTTGCTCTTCCTCCTCATCATCCTCCAGCGGGAGATCAACTACAACCGGGCGCTCATGCGCAATGACACCCATGCCCTG GAGTGCGGCATCCCCAAGCACTTCGGGCTGTTCTACGCCATGGGCACGGCGCTGATGATGGAGGGGCTGCTCAGCGCCTGCTACCACGTCTGCCCCAACTACACCAACTTCCAGTTCG ACACCTCCTTCATGTACATGATCGCGGGGCTCTGCATGCTGAAGCTCTACCAGAAGCGTCACCCGGACATCAACGCCAGCGCCTACAGTGCCTACGCCTGCCTGGCCCTCGTCATCTTCTTCTCGGTGGTTGGCGTG GTCTTTGGCAAGGGGAACACGGCTTTCTGGATCGTCTTCTCCGTCATCCACATCGTGGCCACACTGCTGCTGAGCACCCAGCTCTACTACATGGGCCGCTGGAAGCTGG ACTCGGGCATCCTGCGGCGCATCCTGCACGTGCTGTACACGGACTGCGTGCGGCAGTGCAGCGGGCCCATGTACGTG GATCGAATGGTGCTCCTGGTCATGGGGAACATCATCAACTGGTCGCT cgctgCCTACGGCCTCATTGTCCGCCCCAATGACTTCGCTTCCTACCTGCTGGCCATTGGTATCTGCAACCTGCTCCTCTACTTCGCCTTCTACATCATCATGAAG CTCCGCAGCGGCGAGCGCATCCAGCTCATCCCCCTGCTCTGTATCATCAGCACCTCGGTGGTCTGGGGCTTcgccctcttcttcttcttccaggGCCTCAGCACCTGGCAG AAAACGCCGGCTGAGTCCCGGGAGCACAACCGTGACTGCATCCTGCTCGACTTCTTTGACGACCACGACATCTGGCACTTCCTCTCCTCCATCGCCATGTTCGGCTCCTTCCTG GTGCTGCTGACACTGGACGATGACCTGGACTGCGTCCAGCGGGACAAGATCTACGTGTTCTAG
- the SIDT2 gene encoding SID1 transmembrane family member 2 isoform X3 has product MPGSGAAALAWALLALPPALSLALSLSLPLPLPRGDRQVREKEALFNTTYTDWVDADLLNIYAFNHSVRRNRTEGVRVSVNVLSDHKDLPVLFVVRQKEAVVSFQVPLILRGLYQRKYAYQEVSRTLCQPQTKAEVETQHFYVDVSTLSQNASYQLRVTRVENFVLRTDERFSFNATAAQPQYFKYEFPEGVDSVIVKVTSAMAFPCSVISIQDILCPVYDLDNNVAFIGMYQTMTKKAAITVQKKDFPSNSFYVVVVVKTEDEACGGPLPYYPLAKNASPDEPVDQHNRQKMLEVMVSPAITSDAYVSSMLFCLGIFLSFYVLTLVIACWESCRHKKRKGLLAAMDSPSLDTASLLGHARSIPDTFLGHSPYDSYGYGSFGNGSSSSAEGVTDSVGSADVPYGYAGQEQFKRRTPCTPPRPLSIAMGERSLENVAGRPRLDSLSSVEEDDYDTLADIDYDKNVIRTKKYLCVADLARKDKRVLRKKYQIYFWNIATIAVFYALPVIQLVITYQTVVNVTGNQDICYYNFLCAHPLGNLSAFNNILSNLGYVLLGLLFLLIILQREINYNRALMRNDTHALECGIPKHFGLFYAMGTALMMEGLLSACYHVCPNYTNFQFDTSFMYMIAGLCMLKLYQKRHPDINASAYSAYACLALVIFFSVVGVVFGKGNTAFWIVFSVIHIVATLLLSTQLYYMGRWKLDSGILRRILHVLYTDCVRQCSGPMYVDRMVLLVMGNIINWSLAAYGLIVRPNDFASYLLAIGICNLLLYFAFYIIMKLRSGERIQLIPLLCIISTSVVWGFALFFFFQGLSTWQKTPAESREHNRDCILLDFFDDHDIWHFLSSIAMFGSFLVLLTLDDDLDCVQRDKIYVF; this is encoded by the exons ATGCCGGGCAGCGGGGCGGCCGCGCTGGCCTGGGCGCTGCTGGCCCTGCCGCCCGCCCTGTCGCTggcactgtccctgtccctgcccctgcccctgccccgggGGGACCGGCAGGTGAGGGAGAAGGAAGCTCTCTTCAACACCACCTACACCGACTGGGTGGACGCCGACCTGCTCAACATCTACGCCTTCAACCACAGCGTCCGGAGGAACAGG ACGGAGGGGGTGCGTGTGTCCGTCAACGTCCTCTCTGACCACAAGGACCTGCCCGTGCTCTTCGTGGTGCGGCAGAAGGAGGCGGTGGTCTCCTTCCAGGTGCCGCTCATCCTCCGGGGTCT GTACCAGCGCAAGTACGCGTACCAGGAGGTGAGCCGCACGCTGTGCCAGCCCCAGACCAAGGCGGAGGTGGAGACCCAGCACTTCTACGTGGACGTCTCCACGCTGTCCCAAAATGCCTCCTACCAGCTGCGGGTCACCCGTGTGGAGAACTTTGTGCTGCG GACGGACGAAAGGTTCAGCTTCAACGCCACGGCCGCGCAGCCGCAG TATTTCAAGTATGAGTTCCCCGAGGGAGTGGACTCGGTGATTGTGAAGGTGACGTCGGCCATGGCCTTCCCGTGCTCCGTCATCTCCATCCAGGACATCCTG TGCCCTGTCTATGACTTGGACAACAACGTGGCCTTCATCGGGATGTACCAGACCATGACGAAGAAGGCGGCCATCACGGTGCAG AAGAAGGATTTCCCCAGCAACAGCTTCtacgtggtggtggtggtgaagacAGAGGATGAGGCGTGCGGGGGGCCTCTGCCCTACTACCCCCTTGCCAAAAATGCCTCTCCAG ATGAACCCGTGGATCAGCACAACCGGCAGAAGATGCTGGAGGTGATGGTGTCACCCGCCATAACCT CGGACGCCTACGTGAGCAGCATGCTCTTCTGCCTCGGCATCTTCCTCTCCTTCTACGTCCTCACGCTGGTCATCGCCTGCTGGGAGAGCTGCCG GCACAAGAAGAGGAAGGGGCTCCTGGCAGCCATGGACTCGCCCAGCCTGGACACGG CATCTCTCCTGG GGCACGCGCGCAGCATCCCTGACACCTTCCTGGGCCACTCTCCCTATGACAGCTATGGCTACGGCTCCTTCG GGAACGGCTCGTCCAGCAGCGCCGAGGGCGTCACGGACAGCGTGGGCTCGGCCGATGTTCCCTATGGCTACGCAG GGCAGGAGCAGTTCAAGCGGCGCACGCCCTGCACCCCGCCAAGGCCGCTCAGCATCGCCATGG GGGAGCGGTCGCTGGAGAACGTGGCCGGGCGGCCGCGCCTGGACTCGCTCAGCTCCGTCGAGGAGGATGACTACGACACGCTGGCCGACATCGACTACGACAAGAACGTCATCCGCACCAAG AAATACCTCTGCGTGGCCGACCTGGCCCGCAAGGACAAGCGGGTGCTGCGGAAGAAGTACCAGATCTACTTCTG GAACATCGCCACCATCGCCGTCTTCTACGCCCTCCCCGTCATCCAGCTTGTCATCACCTACCAGACG GTGGTGAACGTCACCGGCAACCAGGACATCTGCTACTACAACTTTCTGTGTGCCCACCCGCTGGGGAACCTCAG CGCCTTCAACAACATCCTCAGCAACCTGGGCTACGTCCTGCTGGGCTTGCTCTTCCTCCTCATCATCCTCCAGCGGGAGATCAACTACAACCGGGCGCTCATGCGCAATGACACCCATGCCCTG GAGTGCGGCATCCCCAAGCACTTCGGGCTGTTCTACGCCATGGGCACGGCGCTGATGATGGAGGGGCTGCTCAGCGCCTGCTACCACGTCTGCCCCAACTACACCAACTTCCAGTTCG ACACCTCCTTCATGTACATGATCGCGGGGCTCTGCATGCTGAAGCTCTACCAGAAGCGTCACCCGGACATCAACGCCAGCGCCTACAGTGCCTACGCCTGCCTGGCCCTCGTCATCTTCTTCTCGGTGGTTGGCGTG GTCTTTGGCAAGGGGAACACGGCTTTCTGGATCGTCTTCTCCGTCATCCACATCGTGGCCACACTGCTGCTGAGCACCCAGCTCTACTACATGGGCCGCTGGAAGCTGG ACTCGGGCATCCTGCGGCGCATCCTGCACGTGCTGTACACGGACTGCGTGCGGCAGTGCAGCGGGCCCATGTACGTG GATCGAATGGTGCTCCTGGTCATGGGGAACATCATCAACTGGTCGCT cgctgCCTACGGCCTCATTGTCCGCCCCAATGACTTCGCTTCCTACCTGCTGGCCATTGGTATCTGCAACCTGCTCCTCTACTTCGCCTTCTACATCATCATGAAG CTCCGCAGCGGCGAGCGCATCCAGCTCATCCCCCTGCTCTGTATCATCAGCACCTCGGTGGTCTGGGGCTTcgccctcttcttcttcttccaggGCCTCAGCACCTGGCAG AAAACGCCGGCTGAGTCCCGGGAGCACAACCGTGACTGCATCCTGCTCGACTTCTTTGACGACCACGACATCTGGCACTTCCTCTCCTCCATCGCCATGTTCGGCTCCTTCCTG GTGCTGCTGACACTGGACGATGACCTGGACTGCGTCCAGCGGGACAAGATCTACGTGTTCTAG
- the SIDT2 gene encoding SID1 transmembrane family member 2 isoform X4, whose amino-acid sequence MPGSGAAALAWALLALPPALSLALSLSLPLPLPRGDRQVREKEALFNTTYTDWVDADLLNIYAFNHSVRRNRTEGVRVSVNVLSDHKDLPVLFVVRQKEAVVSFQVPLILRGLYQRKYAYQEVSRTLCQPQTKAEVETQHFYVDVSTLSQNASYQLRVTRVENFVLRTDERFSFNATAAQPQYFKYEFPEGVDSVIVKVTSAMAFPCSVISIQDILCPVYDLDNNVAFIGMYQTMTKKAAITVQKKDFPSNSFYVVVVVKTEDEACGGPLPYYPLAKNASPDEPVDQHNRQKMLEVMVSPAITSDAYVSSMLFCLGIFLSFYVLTLVIACWESCRHKKRKGLLAAMDSPSLDTGHARSIPDTFLGHSPYDSYGYGSFGNGSSSSAEGVTDSVGSADVPYGYAGQEQFKRRTPCTPPRPLSIAMGERSLENVAGRPRLDSLSSVEEDDYDTLADIDYDKNVIRTKKYLCVADLARKDKRVLRKKYQIYFWNIATIAVFYALPVIQLVITYQTVVNVTGNQDICYYNFLCAHPLGNLSAFNNILSNLGYVLLGLLFLLIILQREINYNRALMRNDTHALECGIPKHFGLFYAMGTALMMEGLLSACYHVCPNYTNFQFDTSFMYMIAGLCMLKLYQKRHPDINASAYSAYACLALVIFFSVVGVVFGKGNTAFWIVFSVIHIVATLLLSTQLYYMGRWKLDSGILRRILHVLYTDCVRQCSGPMYVDRMVLLVMGNIINWSLAAYGLIVRPNDFASYLLAIGICNLLLYFAFYIIMKLRSGERIQLIPLLCIISTSVVWGFALFFFFQGLSTWQKTPAESREHNRDCILLDFFDDHDIWHFLSSIAMFGSFLVLLTLDDDLDCVQRDKIYVF is encoded by the exons ATGCCGGGCAGCGGGGCGGCCGCGCTGGCCTGGGCGCTGCTGGCCCTGCCGCCCGCCCTGTCGCTggcactgtccctgtccctgcccctgcccctgccccgggGGGACCGGCAGGTGAGGGAGAAGGAAGCTCTCTTCAACACCACCTACACCGACTGGGTGGACGCCGACCTGCTCAACATCTACGCCTTCAACCACAGCGTCCGGAGGAACAGG ACGGAGGGGGTGCGTGTGTCCGTCAACGTCCTCTCTGACCACAAGGACCTGCCCGTGCTCTTCGTGGTGCGGCAGAAGGAGGCGGTGGTCTCCTTCCAGGTGCCGCTCATCCTCCGGGGTCT GTACCAGCGCAAGTACGCGTACCAGGAGGTGAGCCGCACGCTGTGCCAGCCCCAGACCAAGGCGGAGGTGGAGACCCAGCACTTCTACGTGGACGTCTCCACGCTGTCCCAAAATGCCTCCTACCAGCTGCGGGTCACCCGTGTGGAGAACTTTGTGCTGCG GACGGACGAAAGGTTCAGCTTCAACGCCACGGCCGCGCAGCCGCAG TATTTCAAGTATGAGTTCCCCGAGGGAGTGGACTCGGTGATTGTGAAGGTGACGTCGGCCATGGCCTTCCCGTGCTCCGTCATCTCCATCCAGGACATCCTG TGCCCTGTCTATGACTTGGACAACAACGTGGCCTTCATCGGGATGTACCAGACCATGACGAAGAAGGCGGCCATCACGGTGCAG AAGAAGGATTTCCCCAGCAACAGCTTCtacgtggtggtggtggtgaagacAGAGGATGAGGCGTGCGGGGGGCCTCTGCCCTACTACCCCCTTGCCAAAAATGCCTCTCCAG ATGAACCCGTGGATCAGCACAACCGGCAGAAGATGCTGGAGGTGATGGTGTCACCCGCCATAACCT CGGACGCCTACGTGAGCAGCATGCTCTTCTGCCTCGGCATCTTCCTCTCCTTCTACGTCCTCACGCTGGTCATCGCCTGCTGGGAGAGCTGCCG GCACAAGAAGAGGAAGGGGCTCCTGGCAGCCATGGACTCGCCCAGCCTGGACACGG GGCACGCGCGCAGCATCCCTGACACCTTCCTGGGCCACTCTCCCTATGACAGCTATGGCTACGGCTCCTTCG GGAACGGCTCGTCCAGCAGCGCCGAGGGCGTCACGGACAGCGTGGGCTCGGCCGATGTTCCCTATGGCTACGCAG GGCAGGAGCAGTTCAAGCGGCGCACGCCCTGCACCCCGCCAAGGCCGCTCAGCATCGCCATGG GGGAGCGGTCGCTGGAGAACGTGGCCGGGCGGCCGCGCCTGGACTCGCTCAGCTCCGTCGAGGAGGATGACTACGACACGCTGGCCGACATCGACTACGACAAGAACGTCATCCGCACCAAG AAATACCTCTGCGTGGCCGACCTGGCCCGCAAGGACAAGCGGGTGCTGCGGAAGAAGTACCAGATCTACTTCTG GAACATCGCCACCATCGCCGTCTTCTACGCCCTCCCCGTCATCCAGCTTGTCATCACCTACCAGACG GTGGTGAACGTCACCGGCAACCAGGACATCTGCTACTACAACTTTCTGTGTGCCCACCCGCTGGGGAACCTCAG CGCCTTCAACAACATCCTCAGCAACCTGGGCTACGTCCTGCTGGGCTTGCTCTTCCTCCTCATCATCCTCCAGCGGGAGATCAACTACAACCGGGCGCTCATGCGCAATGACACCCATGCCCTG GAGTGCGGCATCCCCAAGCACTTCGGGCTGTTCTACGCCATGGGCACGGCGCTGATGATGGAGGGGCTGCTCAGCGCCTGCTACCACGTCTGCCCCAACTACACCAACTTCCAGTTCG ACACCTCCTTCATGTACATGATCGCGGGGCTCTGCATGCTGAAGCTCTACCAGAAGCGTCACCCGGACATCAACGCCAGCGCCTACAGTGCCTACGCCTGCCTGGCCCTCGTCATCTTCTTCTCGGTGGTTGGCGTG GTCTTTGGCAAGGGGAACACGGCTTTCTGGATCGTCTTCTCCGTCATCCACATCGTGGCCACACTGCTGCTGAGCACCCAGCTCTACTACATGGGCCGCTGGAAGCTGG ACTCGGGCATCCTGCGGCGCATCCTGCACGTGCTGTACACGGACTGCGTGCGGCAGTGCAGCGGGCCCATGTACGTG GATCGAATGGTGCTCCTGGTCATGGGGAACATCATCAACTGGTCGCT cgctgCCTACGGCCTCATTGTCCGCCCCAATGACTTCGCTTCCTACCTGCTGGCCATTGGTATCTGCAACCTGCTCCTCTACTTCGCCTTCTACATCATCATGAAG CTCCGCAGCGGCGAGCGCATCCAGCTCATCCCCCTGCTCTGTATCATCAGCACCTCGGTGGTCTGGGGCTTcgccctcttcttcttcttccaggGCCTCAGCACCTGGCAG AAAACGCCGGCTGAGTCCCGGGAGCACAACCGTGACTGCATCCTGCTCGACTTCTTTGACGACCACGACATCTGGCACTTCCTCTCCTCCATCGCCATGTTCGGCTCCTTCCTG GTGCTGCTGACACTGGACGATGACCTGGACTGCGTCCAGCGGGACAAGATCTACGTGTTCTAG